A genomic stretch from Plasmodium brasilianum strain Bolivian I chromosome 9, whole genome shotgun sequence includes:
- a CDS encoding hypothetical protein (conserved Plasmodium protein): MEVDGKNEVLPNEDIKNETKETNLRNFEQTFISDWKKALKRVEEGRKCCEHLSRIFLEIIRIEKEYEYSLRNLSVLFKEFKNESSGIKNGIISLKKNIERRCEQIKDFINYIECEILNNTLNTTLLNHKNVFDQIKIDGIENDKEVEKTRNESVRYIENCVDAYETLMEAINIFHNSTYYHPLKRIELSNTCIHKYLIAKKREYEYKNTINNVNEVELKKEKRLKSILHSLESMDSKRISCIKDNIMKYLIFFTSYIRNVQYDLNSCIDTFKDVDASREIEEYCELHYKDIKTESEHLIFYNNIVSWPMLIDYLNEVSSMEKNYSYNNTSEEISTLNSSNHVTNTRSKYTDLISSFFNANLYKNFLQNDDNNSTKKKNVKNSNNLYTNIFNEIVFFNKKEENDQEVSSSSDSEEETHEGNLKLRRGRNEVTEPMVERKEGEVLSEKAELMSKTEFSNGGDKQCKKCKDKEDKEDNEGKENKGSRDDKEGKADKGSRDDKEGKADNGGKEDTEGKEDKGGNEAKDEEGSAVIKQELPNEINTCANEAMDNGGKDNSLEHMEVEADYDSRCSNMSVRLDCVEGSNCEGRNNEGGEKKMDDNGKINKEITNLEKIKNVVDGMYKNSTNKKSENSSDEGESDFSCSYVRNMVIKKGWDDENDSDSVSSDENCPKNLKKMEIFFKFYLKNLFHNNFDKISKLNITRYFNVYNNRFIFCECLIYFIKKKRVHFTHIKSIVIFAKIILSFLDLCNLYLDYWSSIYILVASENFYFEIEKNRDININILLEQYPFFEKGRKKLALNRSIKKTKSKKNTKNSYGDMCKNGDFFFSDDSEHCKTHSSKGNSMEIFSKTKRESNVINIYECRKKEVSNGSIKLAVNGGDVVTSLDMSKRNNDTKEEGTYEEDDKYCLNGLPALVNTSKDVYAVNINNSEYQVEEEKIRSKKEESTSYGIGEIDMNINGNVTTEKNNTNAISTSESIINENNLKMKKVFLHKFLYAHDLWNNIKFWEVSLLIIISEIIQENVLLEKLRYENKESLIKKYFFFFKYFNFYNSMIDFGLSVNQIGLLLNKIFHAFNLKNDPISRKYFFQIIDIATNKNITLNYIKMDSNNMNNEYKKYYLQYYNNFLNDDTKSDERKQ; the protein is encoded by the exons atggaagtcgatggaaaaaatgaagtttTACCAaatgaagatataaaaaatgaaactaaGGAAAcaaatttaagaaattttGAACAAACCTT TATAAGCGATTGGAAGAAAGCCTTAAAAAGAGTAGAGGAAGGAAGGAAATGTTGCGAACATTTAAGTCGAATATTTCTGGAAATTATTCGAATCGAAAAAGAATATGAGTACAGTTTAAGGAATTTATCTGTCCTGTTTAAGGAATTTAAGAATGAATCATCAGGGATTAAAAATGGTATTAtaagtttaaaaaagaatattgaAAGAAGGTGTGAACAAATTAaagattttattaattatattgaatgtgaaatattaaataatacgtTAAACACTACTTTGCTGaatcataaaaatgtatttgatcaaataaaaatagatggAATAGAAAATGATAAAGAGGTTGAGAAGACAAGAAATGAGAGTGTAAGGTATATTGAAAATTGTGTGGATGCGTATGAAACATTAATGGAGGCCATTAACATATTTCATAATAGCACTTATTATCACCCTTTAAAGAGAATAGAATTATCAAATActtgtatacataaatatttaatagcaaaaaaaagagagtATGAATATAAGAACACTATTAATAATGTGAATGAagttgaattaaaaaaagagaaaagatTGAAAAGTATTTTACATTCTTTAGAATCTATGGATAGTAAAAGAATTTCTTGTATAAAAGATAAcattatgaaatatttaattttctttacttCCTATATTAGGAATGTACAATATGATTTGAATAGCTGTATTGACACATTCAAAGATGTGGATGCTAGTAGAGAAATTGAGGAGTATTGTGAATTGCACTACAAGGATATAAAAACAGAAAGTgaacatttaattttttataacaatattGTTTCTTGGCCTATGTTAATTGATTACCTAAATGAAGTAAGTTCTATggagaaaaattattcttataataatACCTCAGAGGAAATTAGTACTTTAAATAGTAGTAACCATGTTACTAATACTAGAAGCAAATATACTGATTTAAtttcctccttttttaatGCAAATTTGTACAAGAACTTTTTACAAAATGATGACAATAATAGTACAAAGAAGAAGAATGTGAAAAATTCGAATAATCTGTAtacaaacatttttaatgagattgttttttttaacaaaaaggaagaaaacgATCAGGAGGTTTCAAGTTCAAGCGATTCGGAGGAAGAGACTCACGAAGGAAATCTCAAATTGAGGAGAGGGAGAAATGAAGTCACTGAACCGATGGTCGAGCGAAAGGAGGGGGAAGTACTCAGCGAAAAAGCGGAATTGATGAGTAAGACGGAGTTTTCCAATGGGGGAGATAAACAgtgtaaaaaatgtaaagatAAGGAAGACAAAGAGGATAATGAGGGGAAAGAAAATAAGGGAAGCAGAGACGATAAGGAGGGAAAAGCAGATAAGGGAAGCAGAGACGATAAGGAGGGAAAAGCAGATAATGGAGGTAAAGAAGATACGGAGGGAAAAGAAGATAAGGGAGGCAATGAAGCAAAGGATGAAGAGGGAAGTGCAGTCATTAAGCAGGAATTACCCAATGAAATTAACACATGTGCAAATGAAGCAATGGATAACGGGGGCAAAGACAATTCACTTGAACATATGGAGGTTGAAGCTGATTATGATTCACGCTGCAGTAATATGAGTGTCCGATTAGACTGTGTTGAAGGTAGTAATTGTGAAGGAAGGAATAATGAAGGGGGTGAAAAAAAGATGGATgataatggaaaaattaataaagagATAACAAacttagaaaaaattaaaaatgttgttGATGGGATGTACAAGAATAGtacgaataaaaaaagtgaaaatagTAGCGACGAAGGAGAGTCCGATTTTAGCTGTTCCTATGTAAGAAATATGGTTATAAAGAAGGGTTGGGATGATGAGAACGATTCAGATAGTGTAAGTAGTGATGAGAATTGTcctaaaaatttaaaaaagatggaaattttttttaaattttatttaaaaaatctaTTTCATAacaattttgataaaatatctaaattaaatataactaGATATTTCAACGTTTACAACAACAGGTTTATATTTTGTGaatgtttaatatatttcattaaaaaaaaaagagtacattttacacatattaaaagtatagtaatttttgcaaaaattattttgtcatttttagACTTGTGcaatttatatttagatTATTGGTCATCCATTTACATTTTAGTTGCTTCGGAAAACTTCTACTTTGAAATTGAGAAAAATCGtgatataaacataaatatattattagagCAGTATCCCTTTTTTGAGAAGGGTAGAAAAAAATTGGCCTTAAATAGAAGCataaaaaagacaaaatcAAAAAAGAATACTAAAAATTCTTACGGTGATATGTGTAAAAATggtgatttttttttctcagaTGACAGTGAACATTGTAAAACCCATTCCTCAAAAGGGAACAGTATGGAGATATTTTCCAAAACGAAGAGAGAATCGAAtgtgataaatatatatgagtgtAGAAAGAAAGAAGTATCTAATGGGAGTATAAAACTTGCAGTAAATGGTGGTGATGTAGTGACGAGTTTAGATATGTCAAAAAGGAATAATGATACAAAAGAGGAAGGTACATATGAGGAAGATGATAAATATTGTTTAAATGGATTACCTGCATTAGTAAATACCTCAAAAGATGTTTATGCAgttaatataaacaatagTGAATATCAGGTggaggaagaaaaaattagGTCCAAGAAGGAAGAAAGCACAAGTTATGGAATAGGAGAGATAGATATGAATATTAATGGTAATGTAACCACAGAAAAGAACAACACAAATGCAATAAGCACAAGTGAAAGTATAATCAATGagaacaatttaaaaatgaagaaggtatttttacataaatttttatatgccCACGACTTATggaataacataaaattttgGGAAGTCAGtctattaattataatatcagAAATAATACAAGAAAATGTTTTActagaaaaattaagatatgaaaataaagaatcactgattaaaaagtatttttttttttttaaatattttaatttctatAATAGTATGATTGATTTTGGTTTATCTGTTAACCAAATTGGCTTAttactaaataaaatatttcatgcCTTTAATTTAAAGAATGATCCGATTTCTAGAAAATACTTCTTTCAAATTATTGACATAGCAACGAATAAAAACATTAccttaaattatattaaaatggaCTCAAACAATatgaataatgaatataagaAGTATTATCTGCAGTATTATAACAACTTTTTGAACGACGATACTAAAAGTGACGAGAGGAAACAATAA
- a CDS encoding thioredoxin-like mero protein — MRIYFLLLLPVLFFCKAYKAASLLESIKHDLQIVNNQNFNTVVNKFRNEKVFAVLFFKKSNKNITKVIKNYNDVASKFKGILTLCIADCDANGSLCESELSLYVPDYKNSNTHHFLIYPINPMPKFLFNEDITESNIKKYTYLIPSKIDIIKDTKDFNVFISKHENMPKVLIFSNKKKPNYILNALSNSFNKKLMFCYINNELDELVKKYNVKTFPSILILKKNKVVDTYKGKLSYINMFDWLNVHSETFVLGGGFDISPDKTVSKPWKFALVPKVTKMSHGDICFKKADKGLCLIYLKEGDKLDKTEIDMLLSLKEKFKPHIDGRGINFRYMWMDITMETNFRSLFEFKKYPSVVIFNPYKRIRYSKLNEDLIATRENIEKLLEKISGGDAKFTMLSGQTLPEFVEDDSEPKSTGKDEL, encoded by the exons ATgagaatttattttcttttattactACCGGTACTGTTTTTCTGTAAAGCGTATAAGGCGGCTTCGTTACTAGAATCAATAAAGCATGATCTTCAAATCGTGAATAATCAAAACTTCAACACAGTAGTAAACAAGTTTCGAAATGAAAAGGTGTTTGccgttttgttttttaaaaaatcgaATAAGAACATAACAaaagtaattaaaaattacaatgaTGTTGCATCGAAATTTAAAGGAATTTTAACTCTATGTATAGCTGATTGTGATGCTAATGGTTCTTTATGTGAGAGCGAGTTATCACTTTATGTTCCTGATTACAAAAATAGTAACactcatcattttttaatatatccaATTAATCCTATGCCAAAATTTCTATTTAATGAAGACATAACtgaaagtaatataaaaaaatatacgtacCTTATTCCCTCAAAaattgatataataaaagatacTAAAGactttaatgtttttatttcgaaacatgaaaatatgccaaaagttttaatttttagtaataagaaaaaaccCAACTATATTTTGAATGCCCTGAGTAatagttttaataaaaaattaatgttttgttatattaacAACGAATTAGATgaattagtaaaaaaatataatgttaaaaCATTTCCaagtatattaattttaaaaaaaaataaagtagtGGACACTTATAAAGGAAAACTCAGTTACATTAATATGTTCGACTGGTTGAATGTACACTCAGAAACGTTTGTTCTAGGTGGGGGTTTTGATATATCACCTGATAAAACTGTTAGCAAGCCTTGGAAATTTGCCCTAGTACCAAAAGTTACTAAAATGTCTCATGGGgatatttgttttaaaaaagcaGATAAAGGTCTATGCTTAATTTATCTGAAAGAAGGAGATAAATTAGACAAAACAGAGATTGACATGCTTCTCTCATTGAAGGAAAAGTTTAAGCCACACATTGACGGAAG AGGCATAAATTTTCGATATATGTGGATGGACATAACCATGGAAACAAATTTCCGCTCTCTAtttgaatttaaaaagtacCCCTCcgttgttatttttaatccATATAAAAGAATTCGCTACTCGAAATTAAATGAAGATTTAATAGCGACTAGggaaaatattgaaaaattgtTGGAAAAAATATCTGGAGGGGATGCAAAGTTTACGATGCTCAGTGGACAGACTTTGCCTGAATTTGTGGAGGACGACAGTGAACCTAAATCTACTGGAAAAGACGAATTGTAA
- a CDS encoding WD repeat-containing protein, whose translation MDLRSYLSSEDYIFEIKNNEQLFESKKLACNIKPIWSFKGHNNSIEGIHLIDDDTYATVSHDCFVSVWDISNNKNIRNIELGQPILCSSYYSKRKYLSVGMTNKDNNIHIIDMENKKNIDNLCTKCNSIFCMNYFDDDKITYGSKDGSICLTDLNKKKNIYRYEEIGDCLNFCTFNTNYKIHLFSTYKGNILFFDFRYALPVQKNNQLHSLYSINTIYSDNNYLYSGASDCLIKKFDLRLLDENKPVEIYIGHTSPIRFLTFSNKYKNYFCSSSDNGSIKLWKEDNYRNIGEVKKFNTSLVYDSIPSVFPPLLGDLTTKTVGNGHRKISKNFLELNKKTVSSNRSNSIVSECNYKESPDLFRNKNNSKKYGIFGKISILDKNKKRTLTPNIPNIQEKKVPVVSRNELFNIIRSKGEDKNSEEGLNHSTKSISTKNGGKKYMGTKNIGTKNIGTKNIGTKNIGTKNIDTKNIDTKNISSTNKLGLPASSYYFTTPKINSIQNNLKTKGRTNLNISNDRDKRDSTTNLPMRVSNLTIPELFGEEENSLIHNSAKKIKIKYSTLSMLNHRSRVSSMVWLDDLVLSTSWDQNIKCWNIGRYVME comes from the coding sequence ATGGATTTAAGGAGTTACCTGTCTAGCGAGGActatatatttgaaataaaaaacaatgaGCAGCTTTTTGAGAGCAAAAAATTAGCTTGTAATATAAAGCCCATATGGAGTTTTAAGGGGCATAACAATTCTATCGAGGGTATTCATTTAATTGATGATGATACCTATGCGACTGTGTCACATGATTGCTTTGTATCTGTATGGGATATAAGTAATAACAagaatataagaaatatagaGTTAGGACAGCCAATACTATGTTCTAGCTACTATAGTAAGAGAAAGTATTTAAGTGTAGGTATGACTAATAAAGacaataatatacatataattgatatggaaaataaaaaaaatatagataatttGTGTACTAAATGTAATTCTATATTTTGTATGAATTATTTTGATGATGATAAAATAACGTATGGAAGTAAAGATGGTTCTATATGTTTAActgatttaaataaaaaaaaaaatatttatagataTGAAGAAATTGGGGATTGTTTAAATTTCTGTACATttaatacaaattataaaattcatCTTTTTAGTACATATAAAggcaatattttattttttgattttagATATGCCTTGCCTGTTCAGAAAAATAATCAATTGCATTCATTATATTCTATTAATACTATATACTctgataataattatttatattcaggTGCTTCAGattgtttaataaaaaaatttgatttAAGACTTTTGGATGAAAATAAACCtgtagaaatatatataggacATACTTCACCAATTcgttttttaactttttcaaataagtataaaaattatttttgttcgtCATCAGATAATGGTAGTATAAAACTATGGAAAGAAGataattatagaaatattggtgaagttaaaaaatttaatacttCCTTAGTTTATGATTCTATTCCTTCTGTTTTTCCCCCCCTACTTGGAGACTTAACAACAAAAACTGTAGGTAATGGACATAGAAAAATTAGCAAGAATTTCTTAGAACtcaataaaaaaacagtGTCTAGTAATCGATCGAATTCTATAGTTTCTGAGTGCAATTATAAAGAATCGCCTGACCTgtttagaaataaaaataatagtaaaaaatatggcaTATTTGGAAAAATTTCTATActggataaaaataaaaagagaacaCTAACTCCGAATATTCCAAatatacaagaaaaaaaggtgCCTGTTGTGTCAAGGaatgaattatttaatattataagaaGCAAAGGTGAGGACAAGAATAGTGAGGAAGGTTTAAACCATTCTACAAAAAGTATTAGTACAAAAAATGgtggtaaaaaatatatgggtacaaaaaatattggtACAAAAAACATTGGTACAAAAAACATTggtacaaaaaatattggtacaaaaaatattgatacaaaaaatattgatacaaaaaatataagttcTACTAACAAATTAGGTCTTCCAGCATCGTCCTATTATTTTACCACTCCTAAAATTAACAGTATCCAAAATAATCTTAAAACTAAGGGAAGGACGAATTTGAATATATCAAATGATAGGGATAAACGGGATAGTACTACTAATTTACCCATGAGAGTAAGTAATCTTACAATCCCAGAATTGTTTGGTGAAGAAGAGAATAGTTTAATACATAAtagtgcaaaaaaaataaaaataaaatattctactTTATCTATGTTAAATCATAGAAGCAGAGTTTCTTCAATGGTGTGGTTAGACGATTTAGTTTTATCAACCTCGTGGgatcaaaatattaaatgttgGAATATAGGGAGATATGTCATGGAATAG
- a CDS encoding radial spoke head protein — translation MKSNLLLSLNNAKDYLKKRNENGESVYDHICDIINFIVVEKPDKCYENFEIISSHIKESKKNGCTSSNDVNSNKVGQIDLKDNNLDNYILSDYIKKKKEWLEKIKFLFQKSSENKPIRLPFIRNLYEQVKLINWAGYNIKKDLICYINNSIKQILKQYKEELISLNFWGILKGIKNDYYILEGQLKKDTNIFSRKKKNSIYSDDSTREVSSNGGSSSSILKNDNSSRGRGSRDNDSRSNESRNSSNRDSNSRGNNHSDNDDELYDKRGDKGRRGKTKRPGREKRKPSSSGKYAYTKEDYNHFNKNVNKHVYWVSINGTDKWILLKFTTPEYIKIASQTNKILTGNMNHIITSFPNIAIKEKHYLRAIISIISSNTHISPKNYYISKSKNKINRKKKRKKRRNNRGNDEGEQDEEENEEDDEDEDEEDEEDEDDKQRYDEEEESQEEHRDQNEEEEQEEKEDYETPYNDEIVENKKFQYDTNFLQNIENWVYSKHHFLPNGHIDYPKKMKSKRNKKIQNIIKQNPPLKVLRNINPQKENQHSHTWKIKHLNHGHYYGVHNSHYDIIIIYNFFFYGAFTVYFNKQYFNFYIGNGIKSKHAFIHTYQPGKVYSDKSELSEEDQTS, via the coding sequence atgaagagCAATTTACTTTTATCCTTAAATAATGCAAAAGATTATTTAAAGAAGAGAAACGAAAATGGGGAGTCCGTGTACGATCATATAtgtgatataataaattttattgtagTGGAGAAACCAGATAAAtgttatgaaaattttgagATAATATCAAGTCATATAAaggaaagtaaaaaaaatggttgTACTAGTAGTAATGAtgttaatagtaataaagtAGGACAAATAGATTTGAAGGATAACAATTtagataattatattttaagtgattatataaagaaaaaaaaagaatggctagaaaaaattaagttccTATTTCAAAAGAGTTCAGAAAATAAGCCCATTCGTTTACCCTTTATAAGAAATTTGTATGAACAGgtcaaattaataaattggGCTGGttacaatattaaaaaagatttaataTGTTACATTAATAACTCCATAAAACAGATACTAAAACAATACAAGGAAgaattaatatcattaaacTTTTGGGGAATACTTAagggaataaaaaatgattactATATACTAGAGGGTCAACTCAAAAAGGatactaatattttttcgcgtaagaaaaaaaactcCATATATTCTGACGACTCTACTCGTGAGGTATCGTCAAATGGTGGATCTTCTTCATCAATCCtcaaaaatgataatagcAGCAGAGGCAGAGGAAGTAGAGACAATGACAGCAGAAGTAATGAAAGTAGAAACAGTAGCAACAGAGACAGTAACAGCAGAGGTAATAATCACAGCGACAATGACGATGAACTATACGACAAAAGAGGGGACAAAGGAAGAAGGGGAAAAACAAAGAGACCAGGAAGAGAGAAAAGAAAACCTTCTAGTAGTGGCAAGTACGCGTATACAAAGGAGGACTACAaccattttaataaaaatgtaaataaacatgtatattGGGTTTCAATTAATGGAACAGATAAATggattttattaaaatttacgacaccagaatatattaaaatagcTAGTCAAACGAACAAAATTCTTACTGGCAATATGAATCATATAATAACATCCTTTCCTAATATTGctataaaagaaaaacattacCTAAGAGCCATTATTTCTATCATCTCGTCCAATACACATATATCAcctaaaaattattatatttcaaaaagtaaaaacaaaataaatagaaaaaaaaaaaggaaaaagagaagaaacaATCGAGGTAATGATGAAGGGGAACAAGATGAAGAGGAGAACGAAGAGGATGACGAAGATGAAGATGAAGAGGACGAGGAGGACGAAGATGATAAACAACGATATGATGAGGAGGAGGAAAGTCAAGAAGAACATAGAGACCAAAACGAAGAAGAAGaacaagaagaaaaagaagattaTGAGACACCATATAATGACGAGATAgttgaaaataagaaattccAATACGAcactaattttttacaaaatattgaaaattggGTATATTCTAAACATCATTTTTTACCTAATGGACATATAGATTACCCTAAGAAGATGAAATccaaaaggaataaaaaaattcaaaatattattaaacaaaatcctcctttaaaagttttaagaaatattaacCCTCAAAAAGAAAATCAACACAGTCATAcatggaaaataaaacacCTTAACCATGGTCATTATTATGGTGTTCATAACTCACATTATGAcataattatcatttataatttctttttttatggaGCCTTTACAGTGTATTTTAATAagcaatattttaatttctacATAGGTAATGGAATAAAATCAAAGCACGCATTTATTCATACTTACCAACCAGGCAAAGTTTATTCAGATAAAAGTGAACTCTCGGAAGAAGACCAAACAAGTTAG
- a CDS encoding DNA-directed RNA polymerase III subunit RPC8: MEDVINVEAHFKDEDIKNVIEYLLRAKYIDKVLKNVGFCVGLYDILDVKNKEILRGTGEIRFIVIFRLVFFSPFENEIIEGFVKSSDSNGIIISLGFFENIRVNCANLREPKEFDNEKKEWYWTYEGIKFFYTKNELIRVRILDTYFSDPNDMNKDESTPSMSITGTVQQDGLGLVKWWN; the protein is encoded by the exons atgGAAGATGTTATAAATGTTGAAGCTCATTTTAAAGATgaggatataaaaaatgtgatAGAATACTTACTGAGAGCTAAATATATTGATAAG GTGTTGAAAAATGTTGGTTTCTGTGTGGGTCTGTATGATATATTagatgtaaaaaataaggaaatacTACGAGGAACAGGAGAAATTAGATTTATAGTAATTTTCCgcttagtttttttttccccttttgaGAATGAAATTATTGAAGGATTTGTCAAAAGCTCAGACTCCAACGGAATAATAA TAAGTTTGGGGTTTTTTGAAAACATAAGGGTTAACTGTGCAAATTTAAGAGAACCGAAAGAGTT tgaCAATGAAAAGAAAGAGTGGTACTGGACATATGAaggtataaaatttttttataccaAAAATGAGTTGATACGGGTGAGAATTTTGGACACCTATTTTAGCg accCAAATGACATGAATAAAGATGAATCAACCCCCTCCATGTCTATAACA ggTACTGTTCAACAGGATGGATTAGGCTTAGTTAAATGGTGGAATTAG